One segment of Ricinus communis isolate WT05 ecotype wild-type chromosome 8, ASM1957865v1, whole genome shotgun sequence DNA contains the following:
- the LOC8281053 gene encoding protein FAF-like, chloroplastic has translation MSSAMSKNFRLSSPLKEEVLVTKKQGIVSILGSDYERTKSAPSLRRTLSADMSSKKWQSQHGFSPLKKIASSGEFPISITDSSSSSPSSLEGEYERESRGRFEIWSSIQEEKEKKDQENPGQFDIWSSILTQKAQEDTKTLPPPYVHPLVKRSASSLSEKSLEICTESLGSENGSDGFSSYPPSETGEAEEDKEEEQEQEEQEQEERATPKYDMEDLHVAKYNFAASATKKSSPKSFPPPLPSLSSRDGASLRMKPRRDNGRLVLEAVSVPSQNNFQAQRQDGRLVLTFADSLNKEGQKGAEMFEIEIENSEDESETETEEEEVEMEMEEAANERGRGAGGSGDVRFVMEQAPKLSGGVINVHRLALMMNKPMLISNRNPTWPNKFNEVQFEEGVEEVVKPITPLTQSLPPRPPVARMIPMPSTAVAAAGTVKAAAAAAAAASSFNAYEYYWKPKPMGTAGATTAAVSLSPITQKSSLSSSSLSKKDSNNRSILSKNLMVNEKQELLVLRGNKGDYLVPLSKGCKEPRRSLLFWEPYCIATS, from the coding sequence ATGTCATCAGCAATGAGCAAGAACTTTCGCCTGTCATCTCCTCTCAAAGAAGAGGTTTTAGTGACCAAGAAACAGGGCATAGTGTCCATTCTTGGCTCTGATTATGAAAGGACCAAATCTGCACCTTCTCTAAGGAGAACTCTGTCAGCAGATATGTCTTCCAAGAAATGGCAATCTCAACATGGCTTCTCTCCACTCAAGAAAATCGCATCATCTGGAGAATTCCCTATCTCCATCACTgactcatcatcatcatcaccatcatcattAGAAGGTGAATATGAGCGTGAATCTCGAGGACGATTCGAGATTTGGAGCTCAAttcaagaagaaaaggagaagaaagacCAAGAAAACCCAGGACAATTTGATATATGGAGCTCAATCTTAACACAAAAAGCACAAGAGGATACCAAAACACTTCCACCTCCTTATGTCCACCCACTTGTTAAAAGATCAGCAAGTTCTTTGAGCGAGAAGAGTCTTGAGATTTGTACGGAGAGTCTCGGATCCGAGAATGGCTCTGATGGGTTCTCTTCTTATCCACCATCGGAGACTGGTGAAGCAGAGGaggacaaagaagaagaacaagaacaagaagagcAAGAGCAAGAAGAGAGAGCCACTCCAAAGTATGATATGGAGGATTTGCATGTAGCCAAATACAACTTCGCAGCATCAGCTACCAAGAAATCATCACCAAAATCATTCCCTCCACCCCTTCCTTCATTATCTAGTCGTGATGGAGCTTCCCTCCGCATGAAGCCTCGCCGAGATAATGGCAGGTTGGTTCTTGAAGCTGTCTCTGTTCCTTCACAGAACAACTTCCAAGCTCAACGCCAAGACGGTCGCCTTGTCCTTACTTTTGCCGATAGTCTTAACAAAGAAGGACAAAAAGGAGCAGAAATGtttgaaatagaaattgagaattCTGAAGATGAGTCAGAAACAGAAACAGAGGAAGAGGAGGTGGAGATGGAGATGGAGGAGGCTGCAAATGAGAGAGGAAGAGGAGCAGGAGGAAGTGGAGATGTGAGGTTTGTGATGGAGCAAGCACCAAAATTGTCTGGTGGGGTTATAAATGTTCATAGGTTAGCACTAATGATGAATAAGCCCATGTTGATATCTAATAGGAACCCAACATGGCCTAACAAGTTCAATGAAGTCCAATTTGAAGAGGGTGTAGAGGAGGTAGTGAAACCAATTACTCCACTGACACAGTCACTTCCACCACGGCCGCCAGTTGCTCGGATGATTCCCATGCCATCCACAGCAGTTGCGGCTGCAGGCACAGTCAaggcagcagcagcagcagcagctgcTGCTTCATCCTTTAATGCTTACGAGTACTATTGGAAGCCCAAGCCTATGGGTACAGCAGGAGCAACAACAGCAGCAGTATCTCTTAGTCCAATTACCCAGAaatcatcattatcatcatcatcattaagTAAAAAAGACAGCAATAACAGGTCCATCCtctctaaaaatttaatggtaAATGAGAAGCAAGAATTGCTTGTTTTGAGAGGGAACAAAGGAGATTACTTAGTCCCATTGTCAAAAGGCTGCAAGGAGCCAAGGAGGTCTCTTTTGTTTTGGGAGCCTTATTGCATTGCCACCTCCTAA